One genomic window of Paraburkholderia acidiphila includes the following:
- a CDS encoding glycosyltransferase has translation MKILHLVSTVDPRSGGPIEGVRQSGLAMSALDHQIEVASLDPIDAPYVREFPLPLHALGPGRGHYGYSPGYVPWLRANARRFDAAIVHGLWQYHGFGAWRALRHAQLPYYVYTHGMLDPWFKATYPLKHLKKWAYWPWADFRVLRDAAAVVFTTEEERLLARDSFWLYRANERVVPFGTNAPREDPDTLREAFLQESPHLRNKRIVLFLGRLHPKKGCDVLVQAFAEHARETPDAHLLIAGPDKSNWQPALQAMAQSHGITHRISWPGMLQGNLKWGAFFASDVFVLPSHQENFGVAVAEALACGLPALVSDKVGVWREIDEDGAGFVAPDTVAGTQRNFASWRALDESARDAMRAQARRTFDARFAMDGMVRSLLGLLQEHPSHAGARFRAGRPMSAMAQGEPAEQTE, from the coding sequence ATGAAAATCCTGCACCTCGTGTCCACCGTCGACCCGCGTTCGGGAGGCCCGATTGAAGGCGTGCGCCAGAGCGGTCTGGCGATGTCGGCGCTCGATCATCAGATCGAAGTGGCCTCGCTCGATCCGATCGACGCGCCTTACGTGCGCGAATTTCCACTCCCGCTCCACGCCCTGGGCCCGGGTCGCGGCCACTACGGCTACAGCCCTGGCTACGTGCCGTGGCTGCGCGCGAACGCAAGGCGCTTCGACGCGGCGATCGTGCACGGGCTCTGGCAATACCACGGCTTCGGCGCGTGGCGCGCGCTGCGCCACGCCCAGCTGCCGTACTACGTGTACACGCACGGCATGCTCGACCCGTGGTTCAAAGCGACCTATCCGCTCAAGCATCTGAAGAAATGGGCTTACTGGCCGTGGGCCGATTTCCGTGTGCTGCGCGACGCCGCCGCCGTGGTCTTCACGACCGAAGAAGAACGCCTGCTCGCGCGCGATTCGTTCTGGCTGTACCGCGCGAACGAGCGCGTCGTGCCGTTCGGCACCAATGCGCCCCGCGAGGACCCGGACACCTTGCGGGAAGCCTTCCTGCAAGAGTCGCCGCATCTGCGCAACAAGCGCATCGTCCTGTTCCTCGGGCGCCTGCATCCGAAGAAGGGCTGCGACGTGCTGGTTCAGGCGTTCGCCGAACATGCGCGCGAAACGCCGGATGCGCATCTGCTGATTGCGGGTCCCGACAAGAGCAACTGGCAGCCCGCGCTTCAAGCGATGGCGCAGTCACACGGCATTACGCACCGCATCAGTTGGCCGGGCATGCTGCAGGGCAACCTCAAGTGGGGTGCGTTTTTTGCCAGCGACGTGTTCGTGCTGCCTTCGCACCAGGAGAATTTCGGCGTTGCCGTGGCGGAGGCGCTGGCGTGCGGGTTGCCCGCCCTGGTCTCGGACAAGGTCGGCGTGTGGCGCGAGATCGATGAGGATGGCGCGGGTTTCGTCGCGCCCGACACGGTCGCCGGCACGCAGCGCAACTTCGCGTCATGGCGCGCGCTCGACGAAAGCGCGCGCGACGCGATGCGCGCGCAGGCACGGCGCACGTTCGATGCGCGCTTCGCGATGGACGGCATGGTGCGCTCGCTGCTGGGCTTGTTGCAGGAACATCCGTCGCACGCAGGCGCACGATTTCGCGCAGGGCGCCCGATGAGCGCCATGGCGCAGGGCGAGCCCGCCGAGCAAACCGAATAA
- a CDS encoding GDP-L-fucose synthase family protein, with protein MDKNSRIFVAGHRGMVGSALVRALQAHGYRNLVTRPHRELDLTDQAAVDAFFEGENIDAVLLAAARVGGILANSTQPAQFAWDNLAIETNVIRASYNAGVQRLVFFGSSCIYPRECPQPIRETYLLTSPLEPTNEAYAIAKIAGLKLCEAYNRQYGTHFVSLMPTNLYGPNDNYDLGSSHVLPALIRKAHEARRNGQRTLTVWGSGRPRREFLHVDDLADATIFVLEHETGDGVYNVGVGEDLSIHDLAQRVCDVVGFDGELVFDSTKPDGTPRKLLDVSRLGDLGWHAHIGLQEGLARTYDDFLQTYAAPAYEAGMRA; from the coding sequence ATGGACAAGAACTCGCGAATCTTCGTAGCCGGCCACCGCGGCATGGTGGGCTCGGCGCTCGTGCGCGCGTTGCAGGCGCACGGCTACCGTAACCTCGTCACGCGACCCCACAGGGAGCTCGACCTCACCGATCAGGCCGCTGTCGACGCCTTTTTCGAAGGCGAGAACATCGACGCAGTGCTGCTCGCGGCCGCGCGCGTGGGCGGCATCCTGGCGAATTCGACGCAGCCTGCGCAATTCGCCTGGGATAACCTGGCAATCGAGACCAACGTGATCCGGGCTTCGTACAACGCGGGCGTGCAGCGCCTCGTGTTCTTCGGCTCGTCGTGCATTTATCCGCGCGAATGCCCGCAGCCGATCCGCGAAACGTATCTGCTCACCTCGCCGCTCGAGCCGACCAACGAGGCCTACGCCATCGCAAAGATCGCGGGCCTGAAGTTATGCGAAGCGTACAACCGCCAGTACGGCACGCATTTCGTTTCGCTCATGCCGACCAACCTGTACGGCCCCAACGACAACTACGACCTCGGCAGCAGTCACGTGCTGCCCGCGCTGATCCGCAAGGCGCACGAGGCGCGCAGGAACGGCCAGCGCACGCTGACCGTCTGGGGCTCGGGCAGGCCGCGCCGCGAATTTCTGCACGTCGACGATCTCGCCGACGCGACGATCTTCGTGCTGGAGCACGAGACCGGCGACGGCGTCTACAACGTCGGCGTGGGCGAGGACCTGTCGATCCACGATCTCGCGCAGCGCGTGTGCGACGTGGTGGGTTTCGACGGCGAACTGGTATTCGATTCGACCAAGCCCGACGGCACGCCGCGCAAGCTGCTCGACGTGTCGCGCCTCGGCGATCTGGGCTGGCATGCGCACATTGGCCTCCAGGAGGGGCTCGCCCGCACCTACGACGACTTTCTTCAAACCTACGCAGCGCCGGCATACGAGGCGGGCATGCGGGCTTGA
- a CDS encoding DapH/DapD/GlmU-related protein, translating into MTEAVEGLGTLNENASAATRSAGEAPSAGVAPPQAAAQSAGAEIRVIDLSRAGKGNFVARRGKLVQAAWYLVETCVLDNRLLPLSALRVGLLRLFGAKVGEGCRLVHPMRVKAPWNLEMGDNCWIGVDVWIYNQAPVRIGSNVCISQGAFLSAGSHDMRTNMDLHVAPIVIEDGAWVSSKCVVQMGVTIGRSAVVTPLSVVHRSLEAGGVYGGNPCRFIRWRFEESKPPRP; encoded by the coding sequence ATGACGGAAGCGGTCGAAGGGTTAGGAACCCTCAATGAGAACGCCAGCGCGGCCACTCGCAGCGCTGGCGAGGCACCGTCCGCGGGCGTCGCACCGCCGCAAGCCGCAGCGCAGTCTGCGGGCGCTGAGATCCGCGTGATCGATTTGAGCCGTGCGGGCAAGGGCAACTTCGTCGCACGCCGGGGCAAGCTCGTGCAAGCCGCGTGGTATCTGGTCGAGACCTGCGTGCTCGACAATCGCCTGCTGCCGCTCTCCGCGCTGCGCGTGGGCTTGCTGCGCCTGTTCGGCGCGAAGGTCGGCGAGGGTTGCCGCCTCGTGCACCCCATGCGTGTGAAGGCGCCGTGGAATCTGGAAATGGGCGACAACTGCTGGATTGGCGTGGACGTGTGGATCTACAACCAGGCGCCCGTGCGCATTGGCTCGAACGTCTGCATTTCGCAAGGCGCATTTCTCAGCGCGGGATCGCACGACATGCGCACGAACATGGACCTGCACGTCGCGCCGATCGTGATCGAGGACGGCGCGTGGGTTTCGTCGAAATGCGTGGTGCAGATGGGCGTGACGATCGGACGCTCGGCGGTCGTCACGCCGCTTTCGGTCGTCCATCGCTCGCTGGAAGCTGGCGGTGTGTATGGCGGCAATCCGTGCCGCTTTATCCGCTGGCGTTTCGAGGAGAGCAAGCCGCCCAGGCCATGA
- a CDS encoding polysaccharide biosynthesis/export family protein has product MSAAVAIVAAAALISGCGLSPGMTAPSSVTQAKAATDAARTGGNGGDQPPPGALVEINNALVAKQAADRPTAVPTNVESLFGTPKPYTLGPGDVLSIVVWDHPEMNLPTGGGGGGNGSQDQSASQVQSGYTVDSTGAIQVAYVGPIHVAGLTEMEARNLVASKLAYYLNKPQVTLRIESYRSRRVYVDGEVRTPGLMVLNDMTMSLPEAINRAGGFTASGDRSRVSVTRGDKTIMVNIPDMIKQGVNPDKILLQNGDLVRVYSANESRVFVLGEVGHPGPLPFDNGHLSLNDALGNAGGISQGSGDASQVYVVRGQKEGHRTVFHLDASTPEAMATADEFDLKPNDVVFVDASALVKWSRVINLILPSTQAAAAGRAVGYGGY; this is encoded by the coding sequence ATGTCCGCAGCGGTGGCCATCGTGGCGGCCGCAGCCCTGATCTCGGGCTGCGGGCTCTCACCTGGCATGACGGCGCCGTCGAGCGTCACGCAGGCGAAAGCCGCCACCGACGCCGCGCGCACGGGCGGCAACGGGGGGGATCAACCGCCGCCGGGCGCGCTCGTCGAGATCAACAATGCGTTGGTCGCCAAACAGGCGGCGGACAGACCGACGGCAGTCCCAACCAACGTCGAGTCGCTGTTCGGCACGCCCAAGCCCTACACGCTCGGGCCCGGCGACGTGCTGAGCATCGTCGTGTGGGATCACCCCGAGATGAACCTGCCGACGGGCGGCGGTGGCGGCGGCAACGGGTCGCAGGACCAGAGCGCGAGCCAGGTGCAGTCGGGTTATACCGTGGACTCGACGGGCGCGATCCAGGTGGCCTACGTGGGGCCGATCCACGTAGCGGGGCTCACCGAAATGGAAGCGCGCAACCTCGTGGCGAGCAAGCTGGCCTACTACCTGAACAAGCCGCAGGTGACGCTGCGCATCGAGTCGTACCGCAGCCGGCGTGTGTATGTGGACGGCGAAGTGCGCACGCCCGGCCTCATGGTGCTCAACGACATGACGATGTCGCTGCCCGAGGCGATCAATCGCGCGGGCGGCTTCACGGCATCGGGCGACCGCTCGCGGGTTAGCGTGACGCGCGGCGACAAGACGATCATGGTGAACATTCCCGACATGATCAAACAAGGTGTGAACCCGGACAAAATCCTGCTGCAGAACGGCGACCTCGTGCGCGTGTATTCGGCGAACGAAAGCCGCGTGTTCGTGCTGGGCGAAGTCGGGCACCCTGGGCCGCTGCCGTTCGATAACGGCCACCTCTCGCTGAACGACGCGCTAGGCAACGCGGGGGGCATCAGCCAGGGATCGGGCGACGCCTCGCAGGTGTACGTGGTGCGCGGACAGAAGGAAGGACACCGCACGGTCTTCCACCTCGACGCGTCGACGCCGGAAGCCATGGCCACGGCCGACGAGTTCGACCTGAAGCCGAACGATGTGGTGTTCGTGGATGCCTCGGCGCTCGTGAAATGGAGCCGCGTCATCAACCTGATCCTGCCGAGTACGCAGGCAGCCGCAGCGGGCCGGGCGGTGGGTTACGGCGGGTACTAG
- a CDS encoding sulfite exporter TauE/SafE family protein, which produces MRNKHAALWLWVCLVPLAFDYKAPDSQFGHGAQWLAVIPALAGALILAMIGPRFARPTRLRSFVTGALVASLVGSLIAQVLQHNPVGQYLRVILPFLLFAIGYWAMCRPWHPIRVMQMQRALYYANVLCLVFTFFFGLLAVGGPLADIRFRIVSPTMLALQAMLLHQFIVARRFNMTMVVVFLATLIVELLSVTRSLLIATILLAMFAAWLASPSISHLIKSFFRTGIALSFVVALGVGTAWLFPSITEHWTQRVTAAQNSDSDRDPTTVTRIAEMRDQYDQVTESVESVLFGKGYGHLYRYSPIYYQYVNQTFSKDDYFNTSDWVAGHNFWVYQLYAEGIVFGGCMPLAVIVALIVAGRAFRRWRRIAPRHPMLMPLSMALLVLAALPGASIGGNPLGTRFSGLVYGLALGLIVSLYSQLHYRIDLQRKRQRLHPSYGREPAFRPTAPAAAPVPLNTYATPEPR; this is translated from the coding sequence ATGCGAAACAAACATGCTGCTCTGTGGCTCTGGGTGTGCCTTGTGCCTCTCGCTTTCGACTATAAGGCCCCGGATTCCCAGTTCGGCCACGGCGCGCAATGGCTGGCCGTCATTCCGGCCCTGGCTGGCGCGCTCATTCTTGCGATGATCGGCCCGCGCTTCGCGCGTCCGACGCGGTTGCGCTCGTTCGTCACGGGCGCACTCGTGGCGAGCCTCGTCGGCAGCCTCATTGCGCAAGTGCTGCAGCACAATCCGGTCGGCCAGTACCTGCGCGTGATCCTGCCGTTCCTGCTGTTTGCCATCGGCTACTGGGCCATGTGCCGCCCGTGGCACCCCATTCGCGTCATGCAGATGCAGCGCGCGCTCTATTACGCGAACGTGCTGTGTCTCGTGTTTACGTTCTTCTTCGGCTTGCTGGCCGTAGGCGGGCCGCTCGCCGACATCCGCTTTCGCATTGTCTCGCCGACCATGCTCGCGCTGCAGGCCATGCTGTTGCACCAGTTCATCGTTGCCCGGCGCTTCAACATGACGATGGTCGTCGTGTTCCTTGCCACGCTGATCGTCGAGTTGCTGAGCGTCACGCGCAGCCTGCTGATCGCGACCATCCTGCTCGCCATGTTCGCGGCGTGGCTCGCCTCGCCATCGATCAGCCATCTGATCAAATCGTTCTTCCGCACGGGTATCGCGCTTTCCTTCGTCGTGGCGCTGGGCGTGGGGACAGCGTGGCTCTTCCCGTCCATCACCGAACACTGGACGCAGCGCGTCACGGCCGCCCAAAACTCGGATTCCGACCGCGATCCCACCACGGTCACGCGTATTGCGGAGATGCGCGACCAGTACGACCAGGTCACCGAATCGGTGGAGTCGGTACTGTTCGGCAAGGGGTATGGGCACCTCTACCGCTACTCGCCCATTTACTACCAGTACGTGAACCAGACGTTCAGCAAGGACGACTACTTCAACACCAGCGACTGGGTGGCGGGCCACAACTTCTGGGTGTATCAGCTCTACGCCGAAGGCATCGTGTTCGGCGGCTGCATGCCGCTCGCGGTGATCGTCGCGCTGATCGTCGCCGGACGCGCATTCAGGCGCTGGCGCCGCATTGCGCCGCGTCACCCGATGCTCATGCCGCTCAGCATGGCGCTGCTCGTGCTCGCTGCGCTGCCGGGCGCGTCGATCGGCGGCAATCCGCTCGGCACGCGTTTCTCGGGCCTCGTGTATGGCCTCGCGCTCGGGCTCATCGTTTCGCTGTATTCGCAGCTTCACTACCGCATCGACCTGCAACGCAAGCGCCAGCGCCTGCACCCGTCCTACGGGCGCGAGCCTGCCTTCCGACCCACGGCGCCCGCGGCGGCGCCGGTGCCGCTCAACACGTATGCGACTCCGGAGCCCCGATGA
- the gmd gene encoding GDP-mannose 4,6-dehydratase, with product MARKVALITGITGQDGSYLAELLLNKGYEVHGIKRRSSLFNTDRIDHLYRDAHDSEPGIHLHHGEMTDTTALLRVVQEIAPDEIYNLAAQSHVAVSFDEPEYTANADGLGTLRILEAIRILGLAKKTRFYQASTSELYGLVQEVPQRETTPFYPRSPYAVAKLFAYWTTVNYREAYGIYACNGILFNHESPQRGETFVTRKITRAIARIAVGLQKELYLGNLSAMRDWGHARDYVDMQWRMLQQEQPEDFVIATGVQYSVRDFVRAAAAELGITVRFEGNGVEEVGVVDHVDSREMRLEAGQVILRVDPRYFRPAEVETLLGDASKAQEKLGWKPATSFHALVKEMVRADYQAARRDALVTLAGFKALEHHE from the coding sequence ATGGCTCGTAAAGTTGCTTTGATTACCGGCATCACCGGTCAGGACGGTTCGTATCTGGCAGAACTGCTATTGAACAAAGGTTACGAGGTGCACGGCATCAAGCGCCGCTCGTCCCTCTTCAACACGGACCGCATCGATCACCTTTATCGCGATGCACATGACTCGGAGCCAGGCATCCATCTGCATCACGGTGAAATGACGGACACCACAGCGCTGTTGCGCGTGGTCCAGGAGATTGCGCCCGACGAGATCTACAACCTCGCCGCGCAAAGTCATGTGGCCGTGTCGTTTGACGAGCCCGAGTACACCGCAAACGCGGACGGCCTTGGCACGCTGCGCATTCTGGAGGCGATCCGCATTCTCGGCCTCGCAAAGAAAACGCGCTTCTACCAGGCTTCGACGTCCGAGCTGTACGGGCTCGTGCAGGAAGTGCCGCAGCGCGAAACCACGCCGTTCTATCCGCGCAGCCCTTACGCGGTCGCGAAACTGTTCGCGTACTGGACGACGGTCAACTACCGCGAGGCCTACGGTATCTACGCGTGCAACGGCATTCTCTTCAACCACGAGTCGCCGCAGCGCGGCGAGACATTCGTCACGCGCAAGATCACGCGTGCGATTGCCCGCATCGCCGTCGGGCTGCAGAAGGAGCTGTATCTCGGCAACCTTTCGGCCATGCGCGACTGGGGTCATGCGCGCGACTACGTCGACATGCAATGGCGCATGCTGCAGCAGGAGCAGCCCGAGGACTTCGTGATCGCAACGGGCGTGCAATACAGTGTGCGCGACTTCGTGCGCGCGGCGGCGGCGGAACTGGGCATCACGGTGCGTTTCGAGGGCAACGGGGTGGAAGAGGTCGGCGTTGTCGACCACGTCGACTCGCGCGAGATGCGTCTCGAAGCGGGTCAGGTGATCCTGCGTGTCGATCCGCGCTACTTCCGTCCGGCCGAGGTCGAGACGCTGCTTGGCGACGCGTCCAAGGCGCAGGAGAAGCTGGGCTGGAAGCCGGCCACCTCGTTTCACGCGCTGGTCAAGGAAATGGTGCGAGCCGACTATCAGGCCGCCCGGCGCGACGCGCTCGTTACGCTGGCCGGCTTCAAGGCTCTCGAACATCACGAGTGA
- a CDS encoding glycosyltransferase WbuB, which produces MRILIYGLNYAPEVTGVGKYTAEMAELLAAHGHDVRVICAPPYYPQWRVHDGYRAGRYTRETLRGVSVWRAPLWVPSQQGGFKRIVHLASFALSSLPLLARLAAWRPEAVMLIVPTLFCAPGALMLARAVGASSWLHIQDFEVDAAFDLGLLKGGQGSRLGRVALAGERWLLRRFDAVSSISARMVERAIEKGVDASRAACLPNWVDTQAIFPLPYPSAFRRRLGIPQENTVVLYSGNMGAKQGIEILADVATALAARTDVSFVFCGDGAAKRDLIARCQPLANCHVLPLQPASMFNELLNVADIHVLPQRNDAADLVMPSKLTGMLASGRAVIAMARPGTSLFDVVSDHGIVVPPEDGEALAAAIVELAGDPERRAALGRAARRYAKRMLSPQAIFEVLEARLAALAGEGIEPSGQSRAQPQSVASGASASSTQRGADQSAKEPAHQAGKGGSTLPEVEQSDV; this is translated from the coding sequence ATGAGAATCCTGATCTACGGACTGAATTACGCGCCGGAAGTGACAGGCGTCGGCAAATACACGGCCGAAATGGCGGAGCTGCTCGCGGCGCACGGCCATGACGTGCGCGTGATCTGCGCGCCGCCTTATTACCCGCAGTGGCGCGTGCATGACGGCTATCGCGCGGGGCGCTACACACGCGAAACCTTGCGCGGCGTGAGCGTTTGGCGTGCGCCGCTGTGGGTGCCTTCACAGCAGGGCGGCTTCAAACGCATTGTTCACCTGGCGAGCTTCGCGCTTTCGTCGCTGCCGCTACTCGCGCGGCTCGCGGCGTGGCGGCCGGAGGCTGTCATGCTGATCGTGCCGACACTCTTTTGCGCGCCTGGCGCGCTGATGCTCGCGCGCGCCGTTGGCGCGAGCAGCTGGCTGCATATTCAGGACTTCGAAGTCGATGCGGCATTCGATCTGGGGCTGCTCAAGGGCGGCCAGGGATCGCGTCTCGGGCGCGTGGCGCTCGCCGGCGAACGCTGGCTGTTGCGGCGCTTCGACGCCGTCTCGTCGATTTCGGCGCGTATGGTCGAGCGCGCCATCGAGAAGGGCGTGGACGCCTCGCGTGCCGCGTGTCTGCCGAACTGGGTCGATACCCAGGCGATTTTCCCGCTGCCGTATCCGAGCGCGTTCCGGCGGCGCCTCGGCATCCCGCAGGAGAACACCGTCGTGCTGTACTCGGGGAACATGGGAGCGAAGCAGGGCATCGAAATCCTCGCGGACGTCGCAACGGCGCTCGCCGCGCGCACGGATGTCAGCTTCGTGTTCTGCGGCGACGGCGCGGCCAAACGAGACCTGATAGCGCGTTGCCAGCCGCTTGCGAACTGCCACGTGCTGCCGCTGCAGCCCGCGTCGATGTTCAATGAGCTGCTGAACGTGGCCGATATTCACGTGCTGCCGCAGCGCAACGACGCCGCCGACCTCGTGATGCCCTCTAAGCTCACCGGCATGCTCGCGAGCGGGCGTGCCGTGATCGCCATGGCGCGGCCCGGTACGAGTCTGTTCGACGTGGTCTCGGATCACGGGATCGTCGTGCCGCCCGAGGATGGCGAGGCGCTGGCTGCGGCGATCGTCGAACTGGCCGGCGACCCAGAGCGCCGCGCCGCGCTAGGCCGCGCGGCACGGCGCTACGCGAAGCGCATGCTCTCGCCGCAAGCGATCTTCGAGGTGCTCGAAGCGAGGCTTGCCGCGCTTGCGGGTGAGGGTATCGAGCCGTCGGGTCAGTCGCGAGCGCAGCCGCAGTCCGTGGCAAGTGGCGCTTCTGCTTCGTCGACGCAGCGAGGCGCGGATCAATCGGCAAAAGAACCCGCGCATCAAGCAGGCAAAGGCGGATCGACGTTGCCGGAAGTCGAGCAGTCCGATGTGTGA